The following coding sequences are from one Dehalococcoidia bacterium window:
- a CDS encoding cysteine synthase family protein codes for MAHLTCADVLEHIGETPLVELRHLDLKPGVRLFAKLEGQNPTGSVKDRIVRRMLLVARREGKLTQGATIVEATTGNTGIALAMIGRQLGYTVKVVVPENVFPEIGDLLRVYGAEIIWVPAEAGIKRAMELARELARERGWFILDQFANEENSRAHYEGTGAEILADLPGVDIFVAGLGTGGTIMGTGRRLKEANPHTKVVAVEPHPGNFVQGLKSLRDGYIPPILDLAMLDGRVLVRSRHAFSHAYALIHREGIFAGVSAGAVLHAALKFASRIEYGNIVCLFADAGWKYLGTSIWNAPPPEQHDDDTMDDVIWW; via the coding sequence GTGGCGCACCTGACCTGCGCGGACGTGCTGGAACACATCGGCGAGACGCCGCTGGTCGAATTGCGCCATCTTGACCTCAAGCCCGGCGTGCGCCTGTTCGCCAAGCTCGAAGGGCAAAACCCGACGGGCAGCGTCAAAGACCGCATCGTGCGGCGCATGCTGCTGGTGGCGCGGCGCGAGGGCAAGCTCACCCAGGGCGCCACGATCGTCGAGGCGACGACGGGCAACACCGGCATCGCCCTGGCGATGATCGGCCGTCAGCTCGGCTACACCGTCAAGGTCGTGGTGCCGGAGAACGTCTTCCCCGAGATCGGCGACCTGCTGCGCGTCTACGGCGCGGAGATCATCTGGGTGCCCGCCGAAGCCGGGATCAAGCGGGCGATGGAGCTGGCACGCGAGCTTGCGCGCGAGCGCGGCTGGTTCATTCTCGACCAGTTCGCCAACGAGGAGAACAGCCGCGCCCACTACGAGGGCACCGGCGCCGAGATCCTGGCCGACCTGCCGGGCGTCGATATCTTCGTCGCCGGCCTGGGCACGGGCGGCACGATCATGGGCACCGGCCGCCGGCTGAAAGAGGCGAACCCGCACACCAAAGTCGTGGCAGTCGAGCCACACCCGGGCAACTTCGTGCAGGGCTTGAAAAGCCTGCGTGACGGCTACATCCCGCCGATCCTCGACCTGGCGATGCTGGACGGCCGCGTGCTGGTGCGCAGCCGCCACGCCTTCAGCCATGCCTACGCGCTGATCCACCGCGAGGGGATCTTCGCCGGCGTCTCGGCGGGGGCGGTGCTGCACGCGGCGCTGAAGTTCGCCAGCCGCATCGAGTACGGCAACATCGTCTGCCTCTTCGCCGACGCCGGCTGGAAGTACCTGGGCACCAGCATCTGGAACGCGCCGCCGCCCGAGCAGCACGACGACGACACGATGGACGACGTGATCTGGTGGTGA